From the Vibrio vulnificus CMCP6 genome, one window contains:
- a CDS encoding IS4-like element ISVvu2 family transposase: protein MQLTTALTLANRYAPNTEQLGKLSDILCPDFINQCLEASGVATIRKRRIPLDMAVWAVVAMSLYRQEPLWSIVSKAQLMLPGKRSLVAPSAIVQARQRLGADAMKEVFHQSQSLWNETADHPTWCGLKLLAVDGVVWRTPDTKENRDAFQSASNQNGEGSFPQVRMVCQMELTSHMLVASAFASYKTNEMILAEQLIETTPDYSLTMFDRGFYSLSLLHRWANTGNERHWLMPMRKNTQFTEVRKLGRNDRIVELKTTPQARKKSLSLPETIEVRLIKKTIKGKEVSILTSMTDHRRYPPAEIAELYSHRWEIEVGYREMKSSLLNNEFTLRSKKPEMVKQELWGLLLSYNIIRYQMVNMAKAVPGIYPNQLSFTTCAHSIIHVILGFWLESAGTIPKRITHLQEEAIHHVLSIKREERIYPRAIKPKAKKYPNKKSQSA, encoded by the coding sequence TTGCAATTAACTACAGCCCTAACACTCGCCAATCGTTATGCCCCCAATACTGAACAACTTGGAAAACTCAGTGACATTCTTTGCCCTGATTTCATCAACCAATGCTTAGAAGCTTCTGGTGTGGCCACTATTCGTAAACGTCGTATCCCTCTCGACATGGCCGTTTGGGCGGTCGTTGCTATGTCGCTTTACCGACAAGAGCCTTTGTGGTCAATTGTCTCCAAAGCGCAATTAATGTTGCCCGGGAAGCGAAGTCTGGTTGCCCCTAGTGCTATCGTTCAAGCGAGACAACGGCTCGGGGCTGATGCAATGAAAGAAGTATTTCATCAAAGCCAGAGCTTATGGAATGAAACAGCTGACCATCCGACTTGGTGTGGATTAAAACTCCTCGCTGTCGATGGCGTGGTATGGCGAACGCCAGACACTAAGGAAAACCGTGATGCGTTTCAATCTGCGTCAAATCAGAATGGTGAAGGTAGCTTTCCTCAGGTGCGTATGGTTTGCCAGATGGAGTTGACCAGTCACATGCTGGTCGCCAGTGCTTTCGCGAGTTACAAAACCAATGAGATGATATTGGCGGAACAGTTGATTGAAACAACACCAGACTACAGCCTCACAATGTTCGACAGAGGTTTTTACTCTCTTAGCCTTCTTCATCGTTGGGCAAATACAGGTAATGAAAGGCATTGGCTAATGCCAATGCGCAAGAATACCCAATTTACTGAAGTTAGAAAGCTGGGTCGCAATGATCGGATTGTCGAACTCAAGACAACGCCTCAAGCGAGAAAGAAGTCCCTGTCACTACCTGAAACCATCGAAGTTCGCCTGATAAAGAAAACTATCAAAGGGAAAGAAGTGAGTATCTTGACCTCGATGACTGATCATCGTCGTTATCCGCCAGCGGAAATAGCAGAGCTTTACAGTCATAGATGGGAAATCGAAGTGGGATATCGTGAAATGAAGTCTTCACTTCTGAACAACGAGTTCACACTGAGAAGCAAGAAGCCAGAGATGGTAAAACAAGAACTATGGGGCTTATTACTTAGCTATAACATTATTAGATATCAGATGGTTAACATGGCTAAAGCTGTGCCAGGCATCTACCCCAACCAACTGAGCTTCACAACGTGTGCTCACTCTATCATTCACGTAATTTTGGGGTTCTGGTTGGAGTCAGCGGGAACAATCCCTAAGCGCATTACTCACTTGCAAGAGGAGGCGATACACCATGTCTTGTCCATTAAACGAGAAGAGCGGATATATCCGAGAGCAATAAAACCAAAGGCAAAGAAATACCCCAATAAAAAAAGCCAGTCAGCTTAA
- the ppsA gene encoding phosphoenolpyruvate synthase, with translation MFLEKDMQKNTLWFNSLSMEDVDKVGGKNASLGEMVSNLANAGVSVPNGFATTSYAFNQFLDYEGLDERIHQLLDELDVDDVDALRKTGATIRQWVLEAPFPADLEQDIRENYSTLTDGNDEISVAVRSSATAEDLPDASFAGQQETFLNVRGIDAVLEATKHVYASLFNDRAISYRVHQGFDHRGIALSAGIQRMVRSDKAASGVMFTLDTESGFDKVVFITSAWGLGEMVVQGAVNPDEFYVHKPLLEAGQAPIVKKTFGSKLSKMIYANSQVIGKQVEIVDTSEAERNQFSLTDAEIVELAKQAMIIEKHYQRPMDIEWAKDGIDGQLYIVQARPETVCSQSDANVIERYELSHKAEVLIEGRAIGQRIGSGVVRLVDSLDQMSLVQTGDVLVTDMTDPDWEPVMKKASAIVTNRGGRTCHAAIIARELGIPAIVGCGNATSQLTDGDLVTVSCAEGETGYVYQGQLDFEVRRSSVDELPMLPTKVMMNVGNPDRAFDFAQIPNEGVGLARLEFIINKMIGIHPKALLNFDQQSESLKAEITQRIRGYQDPIDFYVSKLTEGIATIASAFWPKRVIVRMSDFKSNEYSNLVGGKAYEPHEENPMLGFRGASRYISPVFEDCFELETQAIKRVRNEMGLKNVEIMIPFVRTPSEAAQVVDLLAKFDLRRGEQGLKVIMMCELPSNAVLADEFLKYFDGFSIGSNDMTQLTLGLDRDSGDVAHLFDERNPAVKAMLKMAIDAATKAGKYVGICGQGPSDHEDFAEWLMEQGISSVSLNPDTVIDTWIQLGKANHK, from the coding sequence ATGTTTCTGGAGAAAGACATGCAAAAGAACACCCTCTGGTTCAATAGCCTATCCATGGAAGATGTCGATAAGGTCGGCGGTAAGAACGCATCTCTTGGCGAAATGGTGTCTAACCTCGCCAATGCTGGTGTGTCGGTACCTAACGGTTTTGCGACAACCTCATACGCTTTTAACCAGTTCCTTGACTACGAAGGACTGGATGAGCGTATCCACCAACTGCTGGATGAACTGGATGTCGATGATGTGGACGCTCTGCGTAAGACAGGCGCAACGATTCGTCAATGGGTTTTAGAAGCCCCATTCCCTGCTGACCTCGAGCAGGACATCCGTGAAAATTACTCAACACTGACCGATGGAAACGATGAAATTTCTGTCGCGGTCCGCTCTTCTGCGACCGCGGAAGATCTCCCCGACGCGTCGTTTGCTGGTCAACAAGAAACCTTCCTTAACGTACGTGGTATCGATGCGGTATTAGAAGCAACGAAACACGTTTATGCATCCTTATTTAACGATCGCGCGATTTCGTATCGCGTCCATCAAGGATTTGACCACCGAGGCATTGCGCTTTCGGCGGGCATTCAGCGCATGGTACGTTCAGACAAAGCCGCTTCGGGCGTGATGTTTACGCTGGATACCGAATCTGGCTTCGACAAAGTGGTGTTTATCACTTCTGCTTGGGGCTTAGGTGAAATGGTCGTGCAAGGTGCGGTGAACCCTGATGAGTTCTACGTGCACAAACCGCTGCTTGAAGCGGGCCAAGCCCCCATTGTGAAGAAAACCTTTGGTTCCAAACTGAGTAAGATGATCTACGCCAACAGCCAAGTGATTGGTAAGCAAGTTGAGATTGTCGATACCTCAGAGGCTGAGCGTAACCAGTTTTCCCTCACCGACGCTGAAATCGTTGAACTGGCCAAGCAAGCGATGATCATTGAGAAGCACTACCAACGCCCAATGGACATTGAATGGGCCAAAGATGGCATTGATGGTCAGCTTTACATTGTGCAGGCTCGTCCTGAGACGGTCTGCTCTCAGTCTGACGCTAACGTCATCGAGCGCTATGAATTGAGCCACAAAGCGGAAGTACTGATTGAAGGCCGAGCCATTGGTCAACGCATTGGTTCTGGTGTGGTGCGTTTGGTGGATTCATTGGATCAAATGTCTTTGGTTCAAACAGGCGATGTTCTTGTCACGGACATGACAGACCCAGATTGGGAGCCTGTGATGAAGAAAGCCTCAGCGATTGTCACTAACCGTGGTGGCCGTACGTGCCACGCAGCGATCATTGCGCGCGAACTCGGTATTCCGGCCATCGTGGGTTGTGGCAATGCCACCAGCCAACTGACAGATGGTGACTTGGTCACTGTCTCCTGCGCAGAAGGCGAAACCGGTTATGTCTACCAAGGCCAACTCGATTTTGAAGTGCGCCGCTCATCGGTTGATGAACTGCCGATGCTGCCAACTAAAGTGATGATGAACGTCGGCAACCCAGATCGCGCATTCGATTTCGCGCAAATCCCGAACGAAGGCGTCGGTCTTGCTCGCCTTGAATTCATCATCAACAAGATGATTGGTATTCACCCGAAAGCGCTGCTTAACTTCGACCAACAATCGGAAAGCTTGAAGGCCGAAATCACCCAACGCATTCGTGGTTACCAAGACCCTATCGACTTCTACGTCAGCAAGTTGACGGAAGGGATTGCTACCATCGCCTCGGCTTTCTGGCCAAAACGCGTGATCGTGCGTATGTCCGACTTTAAGTCTAACGAGTACAGTAACTTGGTCGGCGGTAAAGCCTATGAGCCACATGAGGAGAACCCGATGCTCGGTTTCCGTGGTGCTTCACGCTATATCTCTCCAGTGTTTGAAGATTGCTTCGAGCTTGAAACTCAAGCGATCAAGCGCGTTCGCAATGAGATGGGCTTGAAGAACGTCGAAATCATGATTCCATTTGTTCGCACGCCAAGTGAAGCGGCTCAGGTGGTTGACCTACTTGCGAAGTTCGATCTTCGCCGTGGCGAGCAAGGGTTAAAAGTGATCATGATGTGCGAACTGCCTTCCAATGCCGTGTTGGCCGATGAGTTCCTCAAGTACTTTGATGGTTTCTCGATCGGTTCAAACGACATGACGCAACTGACCTTGGGCCTAGATCGTGACTCTGGTGATGTCGCACATCTGTTTGATGAGCGTAACCCAGCCGTGAAAGCGATGCTGAAAATGGCGATTGATGCCGCAACCAAAGCGGGCAAATACGTCGGTATTTGTGGACAAGGCCCATCAGACCATGAAGATTTCGCTGAGTGGTTGATGGAACAAGGCATCAGCTCCGTCTCGCTCAATCCAGATACGGTGATCGATACTTGGATTCAATTGGGCAAAGCGAACCATAAGTAA
- the ppsR gene encoding posphoenolpyruvate synthetase regulatory kinase/phosphorylase PpsR — translation MQTEKQSRDVFYVSDGTAITCETLGHVVLGQFPFVANEKTFPFVESEEKLTELIKHIEISFQTNGIKPLVFFSLVLPDLKARLMESPAYCYDVLESIVQRVKDDIQMEPTPKLQRSRSVGKDTDTYFDRIAAIEYTLAHDDGISLKGLELADIILLGVSRSGKTPTSLYMAMQFGLRVVNYPYIDDDIKGLKLLPEFEIHRHKLFGLTIDPERLTEIRENRLAGSDYASTEQCQHELANVEALFRREAIPYINTTSLSVEEISTRVLEKTGLKRRLF, via the coding sequence ATGCAAACAGAAAAGCAAAGTCGTGATGTGTTCTACGTTTCTGACGGAACGGCAATTACCTGTGAAACGTTAGGGCACGTCGTTTTGGGGCAGTTCCCCTTTGTGGCCAATGAGAAAACCTTTCCATTCGTCGAAAGTGAAGAGAAACTCACTGAATTAATCAAACACATTGAAATTTCATTCCAAACCAATGGGATAAAACCTCTGGTGTTCTTTTCTTTGGTGTTGCCCGATCTCAAAGCGCGTTTAATGGAGTCTCCGGCGTATTGCTACGATGTGTTGGAAAGCATTGTGCAGCGGGTGAAAGATGATATCCAAATGGAACCGACGCCAAAGTTGCAACGCTCGCGCAGTGTCGGAAAAGACACCGATACCTATTTTGATCGTATTGCGGCGATTGAGTACACCTTGGCGCACGACGATGGCATTTCGCTAAAAGGTTTAGAGCTGGCGGACATTATTTTGCTGGGCGTTTCACGCAGTGGCAAAACACCCACCAGTTTATACATGGCGATGCAGTTTGGTTTGCGGGTGGTGAATTACCCTTATATTGATGACGACATCAAGGGGCTGAAACTGTTACCGGAGTTTGAAATTCATCGTCATAAATTGTTTGGTTTGACGATTGATCCCGAGCGGTTGACCGAGATTCGCGAAAACCGTTTGGCGGGCAGTGATTACGCTAGCACCGAGCAGTGTCAGCATGAACTGGCCAATGTTGAAGCCTTGTTCAGGCGTGAAGCCATTCCGTATATCAATACGACATCGCTGTCTGTTGAAGAGATTTCGACCAGAGTGCTTGAAAAAACGGGCTTAAAGCGCCGCTTGTTCTAA
- a CDS encoding DUF2804 domain-containing protein — protein MNQAITAPETLIDGQGQPRYGHFEQMVRELAPEQFDYRNVMDKSASKLARYFHYKQFQFVSVVSERYLIGMAIADIRYLCSAFCYVVDLETVQLVEQNWLRPLFFDSSMQASPYEGKAHIANQALMFDIKQGQWRVVLNTKWVKANMVLLVENNERPLAMCTPTGYQGWTYTQKHNALKVGGELSVFGKAVELKTALAGYDFSAGYMRRETSWRWASINTQQQGIRLGLNLAAGVNETGGCENVLWVEGERHFLPAVYFDFDRLKPNDAWRIYSADKRIDLTFTPMNCRKEKLNLLVLKSNFRQFVGHFDGVLKGDDGAEHRLENVLGLTEDHFACW, from the coding sequence ATGAACCAAGCGATAACCGCCCCAGAGACGCTAATAGATGGCCAAGGCCAGCCACGCTATGGTCATTTTGAACAGATGGTCCGTGAGTTAGCGCCGGAGCAGTTTGATTACCGTAATGTGATGGATAAATCGGCCAGTAAATTGGCGCGTTATTTCCACTACAAACAATTTCAGTTTGTCAGTGTTGTGAGCGAACGTTATCTCATTGGTATGGCGATCGCAGACATTCGCTATCTCTGTTCGGCATTTTGCTATGTGGTTGACCTTGAAACGGTTCAGTTGGTTGAGCAAAACTGGCTACGGCCGCTGTTTTTCGATAGTAGCATGCAGGCTTCGCCCTATGAGGGGAAAGCGCATATTGCCAATCAAGCGCTCATGTTTGACATCAAACAAGGCCAGTGGCGAGTCGTGCTCAATACCAAATGGGTGAAGGCCAATATGGTATTGCTGGTAGAAAACAACGAACGGCCGTTAGCCATGTGTACGCCTACCGGCTATCAAGGTTGGACTTACACACAAAAGCACAACGCGCTCAAGGTGGGTGGTGAGTTAAGCGTGTTCGGCAAAGCCGTTGAGCTTAAAACCGCCTTGGCAGGGTATGACTTTTCTGCGGGGTATATGCGCAGAGAAACCAGTTGGCGTTGGGCGAGCATTAACACTCAGCAGCAGGGCATTCGCCTAGGCTTGAATCTCGCGGCAGGGGTGAACGAGACCGGAGGTTGTGAAAACGTACTTTGGGTTGAGGGAGAGCGGCATTTTCTTCCAGCGGTCTATTTCGATTTTGATCGTTTGAAGCCAAACGACGCTTGGCGTATATACAGTGCAGACAAACGCATTGATCTGACGTTTACCCCCATGAACTGCCGAAAAGAAAAGCTCAACTTGCTGGTGCTCAAAAGTAACTTTCGCCAATTTGTTGGCCATTTCGACGGTGTGCTCAAAGGCGATGATGGTGCCGAGCACCGATTGGAAAACGTACTGGGTTTAACCGAAGATCACTTTGCCTGCTGGTGA
- a CDS encoding zinc-dependent metalloprotease family protein, producing the protein MKRTLLAFAIASGIAVPAVAETTQIDVLGVYTKATSEWFEQDQLAAIQHRFNVGNLILKNSGLDIKVNLVATKEYNFDSQAGMKKSQEQALDAMTPSRAQDPIFSDIESERKKAGADMVAMFRNLDLKNTPDYDAKEGLISCGLAWVIPASNWRSNPRYAKSRMYSHSYMNQCGDDTFIHELGHNWGLNHAHEQYSNTPHFRNGTEKDAYGYGVKNKFATTMAYGFLFGVRGRSYTFSTPDKQCEGTPCGKKDYANAVRAIGLSAPHVASIYASKTATPDDGTTDTVTPPTATTGKNQYLLESPRALPDATQLELPFDVNYQGELTKATIRVNIEHQFIGDVSVSLVAPSGKQWSLKESNGRDRGNRYHVLFTLNDVEKSDVLGQWKVLVSDDYEKDTGIIKEVELLFK; encoded by the coding sequence ATGAAAAGAACGTTATTGGCGTTTGCCATAGCGTCAGGCATTGCTGTGCCTGCAGTGGCTGAAACAACGCAAATTGATGTGCTAGGCGTGTATACAAAAGCGACATCTGAATGGTTTGAACAAGATCAACTTGCTGCGATTCAACATCGTTTCAACGTGGGAAACCTTATATTAAAAAACAGTGGCCTTGATATTAAGGTGAATCTTGTAGCAACAAAAGAATACAACTTTGACTCGCAAGCGGGTATGAAGAAATCGCAAGAACAAGCGCTCGATGCCATGACGCCAAGCCGTGCCCAAGATCCTATTTTTAGCGATATCGAAAGTGAGCGAAAGAAAGCGGGTGCAGATATGGTCGCGATGTTCCGTAACCTCGATCTCAAGAACACACCAGATTACGATGCCAAAGAAGGCCTCATCAGCTGTGGTCTAGCATGGGTGATCCCAGCGTCTAATTGGCGCTCTAACCCCCGCTATGCCAAAAGTCGCATGTACAGCCATTCCTACATGAACCAGTGTGGCGATGACACCTTTATCCACGAACTCGGCCACAACTGGGGCTTAAACCACGCGCACGAGCAATATTCCAATACGCCGCATTTCAGAAACGGCACGGAAAAAGATGCGTATGGTTATGGCGTAAAAAACAAGTTTGCCACCACCATGGCTTACGGCTTCTTGTTTGGCGTTCGTGGTCGCTCGTACACTTTCTCTACACCAGACAAGCAGTGTGAAGGCACACCTTGCGGTAAGAAAGATTACGCGAACGCCGTACGTGCTATTGGCTTGAGTGCACCGCACGTCGCGAGTATTTACGCTTCAAAAACAGCGACTCCAGATGACGGCACAACAGACACCGTAACGCCACCAACCGCTACAACAGGTAAAAATCAATACTTGCTTGAATCGCCACGCGCCTTGCCCGATGCAACGCAACTCGAGCTACCTTTTGATGTGAATTATCAAGGTGAGTTAACGAAAGCCACCATTCGCGTCAACATCGAGCATCAGTTTATTGGCGATGTTTCTGTCTCTCTAGTGGCTCCTTCTGGCAAACAGTGGTCACTAAAAGAGAGCAATGGTCGTGATCGTGGTAATCGCTACCATGTTCTTTTCACGCTCAATGATGTTGAAAAGAGTGATGTGCTGGGCCAATGGAAAGTACTTGTCTCAGACGACTACGAAAAAGACACTGGCATCATCAAAGAAGTAGAGCTGCTGTTTAAGTAG
- the glpA gene encoding anaerobic glycerol-3-phosphate dehydrogenase subunit A has protein sequence MVSSSHFETEVVIIGGGATGTGIMRDCSLRGISCILLEKDDIASGTSGRNHGLLHSGARYAVTDSESAKECIQENKILKNIARHCVEQTSGLFITLPEDDLAFQDTFIQQCTLAGIETKRLTPTQALALEPNVNPALVGAVQVPDGTLDPFRLCASNVLDAKEHGGRIFNHTQVVGLIRQGDQVRGVKCLHTLTGQAFDIYAREVINAAGIWGQNICEYADLNIKMFPAKGSLLILDYRINNLVINRCRKPSDADILVPGDTISLIGTTSEHIEYDQIDDLHVTENEVDVLLREGAKLAPIMANTRVLRAYAGVRPLVAVDDDGSGRNISRGIVLLDHAERDGLKGLTTITGGKLMTYRLMAEWATDVVAKKIGNNKACETHIKPLPGSNEMPKAHKKTASIVKPVYESAVYRHGERAEQFLKDDDESQTVICECEMVTKGEIEYAIKQLDVSNLVDLRRRTRLGMGPCQGELCSYRAASLFSQYGHLDGTVSAHLLTEFLEERWKGVKPIFWGDALRESEFSYWIYEGLFGASELPTVADEENASC, from the coding sequence ATGGTGAGTTCCAGTCATTTTGAAACGGAAGTGGTGATCATTGGCGGTGGTGCGACGGGAACTGGCATTATGCGCGACTGTTCGTTGCGTGGCATTAGCTGCATTTTACTGGAAAAGGACGATATCGCTTCTGGTACCTCAGGGCGTAATCATGGTTTATTGCATTCAGGCGCTCGTTACGCTGTCACTGACTCGGAGTCGGCGAAGGAGTGCATCCAGGAAAACAAGATTCTCAAAAACATTGCTCGTCATTGTGTCGAGCAAACCAGTGGCTTATTTATTACTCTGCCGGAAGACGATTTAGCGTTCCAAGACACTTTTATTCAACAATGTACGCTCGCAGGGATTGAAACAAAAAGGCTGACGCCGACTCAAGCCTTGGCGCTAGAACCTAATGTGAATCCGGCTTTGGTGGGCGCAGTGCAAGTGCCAGACGGCACACTCGATCCATTTCGTCTTTGTGCGTCCAATGTGCTTGATGCGAAAGAGCATGGCGGGCGTATCTTTAACCACACGCAAGTGGTCGGTTTGATTCGTCAGGGTGATCAGGTTCGCGGAGTGAAATGTCTTCACACGCTTACTGGCCAAGCTTTTGATATCTATGCGCGTGAAGTGATCAACGCCGCCGGTATTTGGGGGCAGAACATTTGTGAGTACGCCGATCTCAACATCAAGATGTTCCCTGCTAAGGGGTCATTGTTGATCTTGGATTATCGCATCAACAATTTGGTCATTAACCGTTGCCGCAAACCATCCGATGCCGACATCTTAGTGCCCGGCGACACCATCTCTTTAATTGGTACAACCTCAGAACACATTGAATACGATCAAATTGACGACCTTCATGTGACTGAAAACGAAGTGGATGTGCTGTTAAGGGAAGGGGCAAAGCTGGCGCCTATTATGGCCAATACGCGAGTATTGCGCGCTTACGCGGGTGTGCGTCCATTAGTCGCGGTGGATGACGATGGTTCCGGTCGAAACATTAGTCGTGGCATTGTGCTGCTGGATCACGCTGAACGAGACGGTTTGAAAGGCCTGACGACCATCACAGGTGGTAAGTTGATGACCTATCGTCTGATGGCGGAATGGGCGACCGATGTGGTGGCGAAAAAGATCGGTAACAACAAGGCATGTGAAACGCATATCAAGCCACTTCCGGGCTCGAACGAAATGCCTAAAGCGCACAAAAAAACCGCCAGTATCGTTAAGCCTGTGTATGAGTCGGCGGTTTACCGCCATGGCGAACGCGCCGAGCAGTTTTTGAAAGACGATGACGAAAGCCAAACCGTGATTTGCGAATGTGAGATGGTCACCAAAGGCGAAATTGAATACGCAATCAAGCAACTGGACGTCAGCAATTTGGTTGATTTGAGACGTCGCACTCGGTTGGGAATGGGACCTTGTCAGGGGGAACTGTGTAGTTACCGCGCTGCGAGTTTGTTTAGTCAGTATGGGCATCTTGACGGCACGGTTAGCGCCCATTTGCTGACGGAGTTTTTGGAAGAACGTTGGAAAGGGGTGAAGCCCATCTTCTGGGGGGATGCATTACGAGAATCTGAATTTAGCTATTGGATTTACGAAGGGCTATTTGGTGCCAGTGAACTACCGACCGTAGCAGATGAGGAGAACGCATCATGTTAA
- the glpB gene encoding glycerol-3-phosphate dehydrogenase subunit GlpB: MLNYDIAVIGGGIAGYCAALNAIEAGKKTVLISQGQSALHFSSGSIDVMAKTPSGERVEAPFSAMASLPQQHPEHPYSKMLPNFVRQSLYWLVDQLKEQGLPLHCQQDESNHYRITPLGTLKATWLSQPFVYQHRQNVAFKRLLFVAVDGYRDFQPLLAKDNLKKHPDFQHCEIGEIQVTIPGCEALRRNPNELRSIDIARLLKQPQAFNSLCHQLMKHATQEDLVIMPAIMGNGDGLVLLQQLRRQTNLTLHEVPTMPPSLLGIRIEEALQKRFLKQGGVLLKGDQVLSGEWDEQGHLTSISTRNLGDIPLHAQAYILASGSYFSQGLKASLDKIVEPIFGLDMVAKPHRRQWRNDQFFSASAHPFMAFGVETDAMFRPSLNGQVCQNLYCCGSVLSGYDPVFEGSGGGVAVSTALAAVQRAMGLKQAMSVEEECVL, from the coding sequence ATGTTAAATTACGATATTGCTGTCATTGGCGGTGGCATCGCGGGTTACTGTGCGGCGCTAAATGCAATAGAGGCGGGCAAGAAAACCGTACTCATTAGCCAAGGCCAAAGCGCGTTGCATTTTTCATCAGGCTCGATTGATGTGATGGCAAAAACGCCGTCGGGTGAGCGGGTCGAGGCACCATTTTCTGCCATGGCTTCGCTGCCACAGCAGCATCCCGAACATCCCTACAGTAAAATGTTGCCAAACTTTGTTCGTCAATCGCTTTACTGGTTAGTGGATCAACTCAAAGAGCAAGGCTTACCACTGCATTGCCAGCAGGATGAATCAAACCATTATCGAATTACGCCACTCGGTACACTCAAAGCGACATGGCTTTCTCAACCGTTTGTTTATCAACACCGTCAAAACGTTGCTTTTAAACGGCTGTTGTTTGTTGCGGTGGATGGCTATCGAGATTTCCAGCCACTGTTGGCCAAAGACAATCTCAAAAAACACCCTGATTTTCAGCACTGCGAAATTGGTGAAATTCAGGTAACGATTCCAGGTTGTGAAGCCTTGCGTCGCAACCCCAATGAGCTGCGCTCGATTGATATTGCGCGTTTGCTCAAGCAGCCTCAAGCATTCAACAGTTTATGTCACCAACTGATGAAACACGCCACTCAAGAGGATCTGGTCATCATGCCTGCGATCATGGGCAACGGTGACGGACTGGTTCTGTTGCAGCAGTTGCGTCGTCAGACCAATCTCACTTTGCATGAAGTGCCGACCATGCCGCCGTCTTTACTGGGTATTCGCATTGAAGAGGCATTGCAAAAGCGCTTCTTAAAACAGGGGGGCGTGTTGTTAAAAGGAGACCAAGTGCTCTCGGGCGAGTGGGATGAGCAAGGCCACTTGACGTCGATTTCCACGCGTAATCTCGGGGACATTCCACTGCATGCTCAAGCCTACATTCTGGCGTCAGGCAGTTATTTCAGCCAAGGGCTCAAAGCCAGTTTGGACAAGATTGTGGAACCTATTTTTGGTTTGGATATGGTGGCCAAGCCCCATCGCCGTCAGTGGCGAAACGATCAATTCTTTAGCGCATCAGCGCATCCATTCATGGCGTTTGGCGTGGAAACGGATGCGATGTTTCGTCCTTCATTAAATGGGCAAGTATGCCAAAACCTTTACTGCTGCGGCTCCGTGTTGTCGGGTTATGACCCGGTATTTGAAGGCTCGGGTGGAGGCGTAGCAGTATCCACTGCGCTGGCCGCCGTCCAAAGGGCAATGGGACTTAAGCAAGCAATGAGCGTTGAAGAGGAGTGCGTACTATGA